The DNA sequence TGACGGCACCTGCGGCCGTGGAGCCCTTCTGTGCGCCCGGCGGATCGGGATCCGGAAGAATGGACCTTATACGAAGGATAAGCGGCAAACTGCCATTAAATCGCAGGATAATGGACATGACTCTAATCTATCCTTAAATGCATCGCAAAATTTCGGAAAAACTAAAATTCCAATTAATACAGGCCTTTTTCCAAAACCCGAAATTATAAGGCAGATTAAATAGAAATCGTGAAGCAGGAGGGTTCCGTTATTTTTGAGAAGTTACCCATAGAGAACACAACATCGTTACAACCAATAATCAGTGTCAGGAGCCTGACAAAGGTATTCGGGCAGAATCCCGAGAAGGCGCTGGAACTTCATAGGTCGGGCCGCTCCAAACAGGAGATCTACGACGAGACCGGCTCGACGCTGGCCCTCAATAACGTCTCGTTCGAGGTTATGCCGGGCGAAACATTCGTCCTGATGGGGCTCTCGGGGAGCGGGAAATCAACGCTTCTACGCTGCATCAACCGGCTTATCGACCCAACCGAGGGGGAAATACGGATCAACGGCGAGAATATCGTCGGGATGGGGCAGGATGAACTCCGGGCGACCCGGCGGCGCAAACTGGGCATGATCTTCCAGAGTTTTGCCCTCCTCCCGCATCGGACGGTTCTCGACAACGTTGCCTTCGGCCTTGAGATCCAGGGCGTCCCGGCAGACGAACGCCACCGGAAAGCCGAAGAAGTGCTCCAGATGGTGGGGCTCGGCGGCTACGGGGCGAGCATGCCCGGCGAACTCTCCGGCGGCATGAAGCAGCGGGTCGGGCTTGCCCGGGCGCTCACCAGCGACCCGGATATACTCCTGATGGACGAGGCGTTCAGCGCTCTCGACCCGCTCATCAGGAGAGACATGCAGGACGAACTGCTGGACCTCCAGCAGCGGCTCGGCAAGACGATCATCTTCGTCACCCACGACCTCGATGAGGCCCTGAAACTCGGCGACCGCATCGCCCTGATGAAGGACGGTGCGATAGTGCAGATCGGAACACCGGAGGAGATCCTGACGAACCCGGAGAACGCCTACGTCGAGAAGTTCGTCGCCGACGTAGACCTCACCAGGGTTCTCTCGGCAAGCGACGTGATGCGCCGCCCCGAGCCGGTTGCCCAGTGCACCGCAGGGCCGAGGGTGGCCCTGCACCTCATGGAGGAGCATGATATTCCCGGGATATTCGTGGTTACCCGCCAGCGCCTGCTCCGCGGGCGGGTGACGCTCGACGACGCCGCCGATGCCGTCAAGAAGGGCAAACAGATGACGGATATCCTCATCACCGACATTCCCGTTGTGGCCCCTGATGCATCGCTTTCCGACATCATCTCGCTGATCGTCGAGAGCCCCTACCCTGTGGCAGTGGCGGACGACACGGGCAGGCTCAGGGGAGTCATATCACGCGGCGCCATACTCGCCGCTCTGGCACGAAAGGGGGATGAGATTCATGCAACTGCCTAAACTCCCCGTTGGAGAAGGCGTCGAGGCGCTCGTAGACCTGATCGATGAGTACTTCGGCTGGCTGCTTGACGGCGTCAGCGAAGGGCTGCGGTTCCTCGTGGGCGGGTTTCAGGATCTCCTTCTCTTCATACCGGCACCTGTCCTGATCCTCCTCTCAAGCGTGCTTGTCTGGTTCGTCACCCGGCGCGGTACAAGGCTGGCGGTCCTCACCGCGCTCGGCCTGCTGCTGGTCTGGAACCTCGGGCTCTGGGATCTCGCGATGCTCACCCTGGCACTCGTCATCGTCTCGACGGTCCTTGCGCTCGCGATATCGATCCCGGTCGGGATCGCGGCTGCAGGCAGTGACCCGCTGAATGCCGCCCTCCGGCCGGTCCTCGACCTCATGCAGACCATGCCCTCGTTCGTCTACCTCATCCCGGCGGTGATCTTCTTCGGCCTCGGGAGCGTCCCGGGCATCATCGCGACGGTTGTCTTCGCGATGCCCCCGGCGCTCCGCCTCACGAATCTCGGCATCCGGCAGGTGCCCCGGGAGTTGATCGAGGTTGCGGATGCTTTCGGCACCACGCCCCGCCAGAAACTCTTCAAGGTGCAGCTTCCGGTCGCGCTCCCCACCATCATGGCAGGGGTGAACCAGTGCATCATGCTCGCCCTCTCCATGACCGTCATCGCATCGATGATCGGGGCAGGAGGGCTCGGCTACCAGGTGCTCGTGGGTATCCAGCGGGTGGATATCGGCATGGGGTTCGAGGCAGGGCTTGCCATCGTGATCATCGCGATCATTCTGGATCGGATCACCCAGAGCCTTGCGCCGCAGCACGAGGGGCGGTGACCCGTCCCGATATTTTCTTCAAGAGGAACGAGCGGCCTGCTCATCCCCCCGCATCATCTGTCATATTGATCGAACGGATGACGGACAGTCGGCGCTTCGAGAATGGTTTCCTGGCCGGACATTCGTTCAAATCAGGTTTCAAAATGGCTCCGTTCGTCAAACAGAACCCGTAAAACCTATATAAGGTTAGGACCATAGTTGAACTGGTCAAAATCTGGCCTTTTTGCCCTGGGGTGCAAACACGCCAGGAGTGGCACGTACCGCCACCTCTGCTCTATGTCCGGACCATCGGCGAATCGTCGTTCCGGACAGTTCGTGAGAGCCCGGAACCCCACGTAGCCGGGTTCTGAATGCCAGCTTGCCGCCCTCCGGCGGTGAGAAAACTACATGGTGAAGATATGATTCAAAAGAAAGGATCCCTGCTCGCATTGACGGGCTTTGTCCTGGTGCTCTTCCTCTTCTCCGCCGGCTGCACCGGCACGCAGACAACCGAGCCTGCAAAAGAGATCAGCATCGGATACGTCACCTGGGACTGCGCCATAGCGAGCACCAACGTGATGAAGCAGGTCTTTGAAGAGGCAGGATACGACGTCACCCTGGTCGCGGTCGACGCAGGACCGCTCTTTCAGGCGCTTGCCCGCGGTGATGTAGACTTTACGACGACCGGATGGCTCCCTCACACCCATGAACATTACTGGGAGCAGTACGGCGACCAGATAGATTACGTCAACGAAAACATTCCCGGAGCGGCACGCATCGGACTCGTCGTACCCGCCTACGTGACCATCGACTCGATCGAGGAGATGAACGACGTCGCCGATCAGTTCGGCGGCAGGATTGTCGGTATCGAGCCCGGCGCGGGCATCATGACCCGGACCGAGCAGGCCATTGATGAATACGGCCTCAACTACGAGCTGGTTGCAAGCAGCAGTGCCGGCATGGCGACGGAGCTGCGGACCGCCATCAACAACGAGGAGTGGGTCGTGGTGACCGGGTGGTCGCCGCACTGGAAGTTCGGCCGCTACGACCTCAAGTTCCTCGAAGACCCGAAAGGCGTCTACGGCGGAGCCGAGGACATCGTGACCCTCGCGCGGCAGGATCTCGCAACCGACGATCCGGAGGCCCACGGCATCCTGACCCGGTTCGAGTGGACCGCCGAGGATATCGCCTCGGTCATGACCGATATCGAGGGCGGCATGCCTGAAGAGGAGGCCGCGCGGAAATGGGTCGACGCCAACCGCGACACGGTCGATGCCTGGCTTGGGACAGCATAATCCCTCTCTTTTTTCACGACATCAATCAAGATTACCCCGTGGGTATCCGCTTCACGGCGCTCCGGGCGTTCATCACCGCGTTCAGTCCGGGCAGCGTGGATGCCGCATCCTCTACGGGTTGGCCCGGAGCGGCGAGAGGATAACCATCGGACAAAAAAGGTTGTGCGGGGCGCCCGGAGGATTACGCCGAGCCGATGTAGTGCCCGAGCGGCTCGAGGGTGATCTCCTCGCGCTTGATGGCATCGATCGCCATCGCCGCGGCCCGGGCCGCCTGGAGCGTGGTGATGTAGGGGATGCCGTAATCGACGGCGGCCCGCATGATCTGGATGTGGTCCTGCCGGGACGCCTTGTCCGCCGGGGTGTTGATGATCAGCCGGATGCCGCCTGAACGCATGGCATCGATGACGTTCGGGGAGCCTTCCTGGACCTTGCGCACAAGGTTTGCCTCGACGCCGTTCTGGGTGAGGAAGTCGACGGTCCCGCTCGTTCCGTAGAGCGAGAGGCCGAGTTCCCTGAGTTTCCGCGCGACGGGCAGGAGTTCTTCCTTCTGCTCGTCCGTCACTGAGATGAAGACGTTCCCGGTCGTCGGCAGGGTGTTGTCCGCGGCGGTGCATGCCTTGTAGTAGGCACGGCCGAAGTCGTAGTCGATCCCCATCACCTCGCCGGTGCTCTTCATCTCCGGCCCGAGCACGGTGTCCACGCCGGGGAGTTTGTTGAAGGGCAGGAGCACCTCCTTCACCGCTACGTGCTCGATCTCCCGCTCGGCGACATCCATGTCGGCGAGTTTCCTGCCGACCATCACCTTCGCCGCGAGCTTCGCGAGAGCGATGCCCGTCGCCTTCGCGACGAACGGCACGGTCCGGCTCGCACGCGGGTTCGCCTCGAGCACATAGACCACGTCGTTCTGGACGGCATACTGGATGTTGATCAGCCCGACGACACCGAGGCTGAGGGCGAGGTTCTTCGTGTAGTCACGCACCCGCGCGATCACCGAGGCCGAGAGGGACTGCGACGGGATGACGCAGGCCGAGTCGCCGGAGTGGACGCCGGCCCACTCGATATGCTCCATGATGCCGCCGATCAGGACATCCGTCCCGTCACAGACCGCGTCGACGTCGATCTCGACGGCACCCTGGAGGAACGAGTCGATCAGCACCGGGTGCTTCCTGCTCACCCGGACGGCCTCTTTGATATAACTCTCGAGTTCGGCCTCGTCGTGGACGAGTTCCATCGCCCGTCCGCCGAGGACGTAGGACGGCCTGACCAGCACCGGGTAGCCGATCTTCCCGGCCATCGTCCGCGCCTCCTCCTCGGAGTAGGCGGAACTGTTCGCGGGGCTCGGGATGCCGAGCCGGGTGAGGAGCTGGCTGAACCGGTCACGGTCTTCCGCCACGTCCATGGCGTCGGGCGACGTGCCGAGGATCTTTGTTTTGAGGCCGAGGCGCCGGATCTCCGCTTCCAGCGGCACGGCCAGGTTCACCGAGTTCTGGCCGCCGAACTGGACCATGACGCCGTAGTAGTCGTCCTTCTTGAGGATGTTTACGACGTCCTCAAGTTGCATCGGCTCGAAGAAGAGCCTATCGGAGGTGTCGGCGTCGGTCGAAACGGTCTCGGGGTTGTTGTTGACGATATGGACCTCGATCCCCTCTTCCTCGCGGAGCGCCATCACCGCGTGGACGGTGCAGTAGTCGAACTCGATCCCCTGCCCGATCCGGATCGGCCCGGAGCCGAGGATCAGCACCTTTCTGGCACCGTTCCGGGTCAGCTCGCACCCGTCCTCCCAGGTGGAGTAGAAGTAGGGCGTGGTGGCCGGGAACTCGGCGGCGCAGGTATCCACCATCTTGTAGGTCACCGTTCCGGTGAGGGGTCCGATCTCGTCGGCGGTCTTTTTCGTCAGCGCCTGCAGTTCTTCGTCCGAGAAGCCGTAGCGCTTCGCGACCCTGACGTCCCCCGGCGCAAAAGCGATCTGGAGTTTTCGTTCGAGATCCACGACGTTCTTGATCTTCTCTAAAAAGAACGGCGTGATGGCGGTGAGGTCTGCAACCTCTCCGACCGTGAACCCCTCCCGGAAGGCATCGAAGAGGCACCCGAACCGTTCGTCCGTCGGGGACGTAAGGATCATCCGGATCTCGCTTGGGCTCGTGTGCCGCTGCATATCGTTGTCGAGCGACCGGAGCGCCTTCTTGAACGCCTCCTCGACCGTCCGCCCGATCGCCATCACCTCGCCGGTGCTCTTCATCGCCGTGGTGAGCGTCCGGTCCGCGGACTTGAACTTGTCAAACGGCCACCGCGGCACCTTCACCACAACGTAGTCGACGGCAGGTTCGAACGATGCCGGGGTGACGCCGGTCACGGTGTTCATGATCTCGTCGAGCCGGAGGCCAATGGCGATCTTTGCCGCCACCCGGGCGATCGGGTAGCCGGTCGCCTTGGACGCGAGCGCGGACGATCGCGAGACACGGGGGTTCACCTCGATGATCCGGTAGTCGCCTTCTTTGTAGGCGAACTGGATGTTGCAGCCGCCCTGGACGTCGAGCGCCCGGATGATCCTTATCGCGGCGGTCCGGAGCGTCTGGAACTCGTCGTCCCGCAGGGTGAGGATGGGCGCGACGACGACGCTCTCGCCGGTATGGATGCCCATCGGGTCGACGTTCTCCATGCCGCAGACGATGATGCAGGTATCGGACGCGTCGCGCATCACCTCGAACTCGATCTCCTTCCACCCGGCGACGCTCTCTTCCACCAGAACCTGGTGGATCCGGGAGCGGGAGAGCCCGATCTCGATGATCCGCCGCATCTCTTCGGGTGTGTGCGCCACACCGCCGCCGGAGCCGCCCAGGGTATATGCCGGCCTGATGATCGCCGGGAGACCGACCTCGCGGATCGCCTCGTCGATCTGGTTCATGTTCTCGAGGATCATGCTCCGGGGGACGGGCTCGCCGATGGCGTTCATCAGGTCCCGGAACTGTTCCCGGTCCTCTCCCCGGTAGATCGCCTCAAGCGGTGTGCCGAGGATCTCCACGCCCTCGAGCGCACCCATCTCCGCGAGTTCCGCCGTCATATTGAGGCCGGTCTGGCCGCCCATGCCGCTCAGGATCCCGTCGGGCTTCTCCTTTTTGATGATCTTCGCTATGATCTCGGCCTTCAGGGGTTCGATGTAGATGACGTCCGCCGTATCGGGGTCGGTCTGGATCGTCGCAGGGTTCGAGTTTACGAGGACGACCTCGACACCCTCTTCCCGGAGCGCGCGGCAGGCCTGCGACCCTGAAAAGTCGAATTCGGCCGCCTGCCCGATCTGGATCGGGCCGGAACCGATGATGAGAACTTTCTTGATGTGAGATTTCTTCGGCATTATGGAATCTCCCTGTATATGCGGTCAAAGAAGTGTATCTCCGTATCCCGGGGTCCGCCGTGCGCCTCCGGGTGGAACTGGACGCAGGTGATGTTGAGATCGGGGTTCTCGAACCCTTCGACCGTGCCGTCGTTCACGTTCCGGTAAGAGACGACGCATCCCTCGGGCAGGGTCTCCTCGTCCACCGCGAACCCATGGTTCTGCGTGGTGATGTAGATGCTCCCGTCCCGGTAACGCACCGGCTGGTTCGTCCCCCGGTGACCGAACTTCATCTTGTAGGTCTCGGCGCCGAGCGCGAGAGCGGCCACCTGGATGCCCATGCAGATGCCGATGACCGGCAACTCCCCGGCCAGATCCCGGACGCACCGGACGGCGTGCGTTGCCCTCCTCGGGTCGCCGGGGCCGTTGGTGATGAAGAGTGCGTCGGGCTTTGCGGCCATCACCTCGTCCGGTGCGGCTGTGTGCGGAAATACGTGGATGTCGGCACCACGGTAGTTGAGACTTTCAAGGATATGCCGCTTCACCCCGAGGTCGATGATGGCGATCCGTTTTCCGGGGCCGCTGACCCGGTAGGGCTCAGTGCAGGAGACGCTCCCGATGAGGTCGACCTCGCTGATCGGGGAGACAGCCCGGGCGCGCCGCACCGCTTCTTCGCCGTCATCGCTGCCGACGATGAGGGATGCCCGGAGGGTGCCGACCGTCCGGGTCTTTATCGTCAGGCTGCGGGTGTCGACGCCCGACATCCCAAAAAGACCGTTCTCTTCGAAAAATTCCGCAACCGAGGGTTGCGTCGTGGGTATCGCGGCGATCTCACGCGCGATACAGCCGCGCGCGTGAACCAGCGGACTCTCAAAATTCTGCTGATCAACACCGTAGTTCCCGATGAGGGGGTACGTAAACATCAAAATCTGTCCGGCATAACTGGGGTCAGTCAATGCCTCCATGTAACCGGTCATCTGCGTCGTGAAGACGAGTTCGCCGGAACATGCCCCCTCAACGCCAAAACCATCCCCTACAACAAATGTTCCGTCTTCAAGACCCAGAACCGCCTTCATGAATTACCATATCATGTGGATCAGATTCCTTATTAACGGTAATGACTGATCGAACGCCTGCCCCTGCAACCCTGCCGGAAACCCGAAACCGCAGGCCCCCGGATACCCGAAATATTGAAGGCGGCAGGGCGTGAGGTGAGATGCGATGAGCGAGAGCGCGGCAGAAAAGATCCAGTCCATCGAGACGCCAGAAGGGACGTTCACTCTCAGGCTCGTCCTCGACGACCTCGGGAGCATCTATCCGGGCATGATCCGGTATACCGTCGAGGTCCTCCGCGGCGCCGAGACGGTCTACACCTACGCGATCAACACCTACGAGAGTGCACGCCAGGGCTCCCTCTTCGACACCCGGGCGGCGGCCGAGATTGTCTTCGCCCGGCTCGCGCACGACGTGGCGTCCCGCCCCCATCTCTACACCCGGCCGCGGGTCTTCACCCGCCCGCTCCCGGGCACCGGCACGGCCGACGTCGTCATCCTGCAGGGGAGCCCACGCCGGTTCGGAAACTCCGCGAAGGTTGCGTCGTGGTGCGACGACGAGGCCGCCCGGGCCGGCCTCTCCTCCCGGGTCTTCTTTTTGCAGGAGATGGAGATCCGCTCATGCATCGGCTGCTACGTCTGCTACGACCAGGGCTACTGCCCGGTCGACGACGATATGCCGGAGATCATCCGGGCTCTGGAATCCGCTTCCGTTCTCGTCGTCTGCACCCCGGTCTACACCGGCACCGTCCCCGCGGGGCTGAAGGCGGTGATAGACCGCTGTCAGTGGCTTCACGCCCGGGAGAAGATACTGGGGAGA is a window from the Methanoculleus oceani genome containing:
- a CDS encoding ABC transporter permease → MQLPKLPVGEGVEALVDLIDEYFGWLLDGVSEGLRFLVGGFQDLLLFIPAPVLILLSSVLVWFVTRRGTRLAVLTALGLLLVWNLGLWDLAMLTLALVIVSTVLALAISIPVGIAAAGSDPLNAALRPVLDLMQTMPSFVYLIPAVIFFGLGSVPGIIATVVFAMPPALRLTNLGIRQVPRELIEVADAFGTTPRQKLFKVQLPVALPTIMAGVNQCIMLALSMTVIASMIGAGGLGYQVLVGIQRVDIGMGFEAGLAIVIIAIILDRITQSLAPQHEGR
- a CDS encoding quaternary amine ABC transporter ATP-binding protein, which codes for MKQEGSVIFEKLPIENTTSLQPIISVRSLTKVFGQNPEKALELHRSGRSKQEIYDETGSTLALNNVSFEVMPGETFVLMGLSGSGKSTLLRCINRLIDPTEGEIRINGENIVGMGQDELRATRRRKLGMIFQSFALLPHRTVLDNVAFGLEIQGVPADERHRKAEEVLQMVGLGGYGASMPGELSGGMKQRVGLARALTSDPDILLMDEAFSALDPLIRRDMQDELLDLQQRLGKTIIFVTHDLDEALKLGDRIALMKDGAIVQIGTPEEILTNPENAYVEKFVADVDLTRVLSASDVMRRPEPVAQCTAGPRVALHLMEEHDIPGIFVVTRQRLLRGRVTLDDAADAVKKGKQMTDILITDIPVVAPDASLSDIISLIVESPYPVAVADDTGRLRGVISRGAILAALARKGDEIHATA
- a CDS encoding glycine betaine ABC transporter substrate-binding protein — encoded protein: MIQKKGSLLALTGFVLVLFLFSAGCTGTQTTEPAKEISIGYVTWDCAIASTNVMKQVFEEAGYDVTLVAVDAGPLFQALARGDVDFTTTGWLPHTHEHYWEQYGDQIDYVNENIPGAARIGLVVPAYVTIDSIEEMNDVADQFGGRIVGIEPGAGIMTRTEQAIDEYGLNYELVASSSAGMATELRTAINNEEWVVVTGWSPHWKFGRYDLKFLEDPKGVYGGAEDIVTLARQDLATDDPEAHGILTRFEWTAEDIASVMTDIEGGMPEEEAARKWVDANRDTVDAWLGTA
- the carB gene encoding carbamoyl-phosphate synthase large subunit produces the protein MPKKSHIKKVLIIGSGPIQIGQAAEFDFSGSQACRALREEGVEVVLVNSNPATIQTDPDTADVIYIEPLKAEIIAKIIKKEKPDGILSGMGGQTGLNMTAELAEMGALEGVEILGTPLEAIYRGEDREQFRDLMNAIGEPVPRSMILENMNQIDEAIREVGLPAIIRPAYTLGGSGGGVAHTPEEMRRIIEIGLSRSRIHQVLVEESVAGWKEIEFEVMRDASDTCIIVCGMENVDPMGIHTGESVVVAPILTLRDDEFQTLRTAAIRIIRALDVQGGCNIQFAYKEGDYRIIEVNPRVSRSSALASKATGYPIARVAAKIAIGLRLDEIMNTVTGVTPASFEPAVDYVVVKVPRWPFDKFKSADRTLTTAMKSTGEVMAIGRTVEEAFKKALRSLDNDMQRHTSPSEIRMILTSPTDERFGCLFDAFREGFTVGEVADLTAITPFFLEKIKNVVDLERKLQIAFAPGDVRVAKRYGFSDEELQALTKKTADEIGPLTGTVTYKMVDTCAAEFPATTPYFYSTWEDGCELTRNGARKVLILGSGPIRIGQGIEFDYCTVHAVMALREEEGIEVHIVNNNPETVSTDADTSDRLFFEPMQLEDVVNILKKDDYYGVMVQFGGQNSVNLAVPLEAEIRRLGLKTKILGTSPDAMDVAEDRDRFSQLLTRLGIPSPANSSAYSEEEARTMAGKIGYPVLVRPSYVLGGRAMELVHDEAELESYIKEAVRVSRKHPVLIDSFLQGAVEIDVDAVCDGTDVLIGGIMEHIEWAGVHSGDSACVIPSQSLSASVIARVRDYTKNLALSLGVVGLINIQYAVQNDVVYVLEANPRASRTVPFVAKATGIALAKLAAKVMVGRKLADMDVAEREIEHVAVKEVLLPFNKLPGVDTVLGPEMKSTGEVMGIDYDFGRAYYKACTAADNTLPTTGNVFISVTDEQKEELLPVARKLRELGLSLYGTSGTVDFLTQNGVEANLVRKVQEGSPNVIDAMRSGGIRLIINTPADKASRQDHIQIMRAAVDYGIPYITTLQAARAAAMAIDAIKREEITLEPLGHYIGSA
- the carA gene encoding glutamine-hydrolyzing carbamoyl-phosphate synthase small subunit, coding for MKAVLGLEDGTFVVGDGFGVEGACSGELVFTTQMTGYMEALTDPSYAGQILMFTYPLIGNYGVDQQNFESPLVHARGCIAREIAAIPTTQPSVAEFFEENGLFGMSGVDTRSLTIKTRTVGTLRASLIVGSDDGEEAVRRARAVSPISEVDLIGSVSCTEPYRVSGPGKRIAIIDLGVKRHILESLNYRGADIHVFPHTAAPDEVMAAKPDALFITNGPGDPRRATHAVRCVRDLAGELPVIGICMGIQVAALALGAETYKMKFGHRGTNQPVRYRDGSIYITTQNHGFAVDEETLPEGCVVSYRNVNDGTVEGFENPDLNITCVQFHPEAHGGPRDTEIHFFDRIYREIP
- a CDS encoding flavodoxin family protein, whose protein sequence is MSESAAEKIQSIETPEGTFTLRLVLDDLGSIYPGMIRYTVEVLRGAETVYTYAINTYESARQGSLFDTRAAAEIVFARLAHDVASRPHLYTRPRVFTRPLPGTGTADVVILQGSPRRFGNSAKVASWCDDEAARAGLSSRVFFLQEMEIRSCIGCYVCYDQGYCPVDDDMPEIIRALESASVLVVCTPVYTGTVPAGLKAVIDRCQWLHAREKILGREVRARGLLVAVAGRRGTEPFVCVTGVVDAFMGNLGIRPAVPVLIGDLDRARDVEKIGGVEDDVRAALRALLAPRDEG